Proteins encoded by one window of Streptomyces sp. NBC_01477:
- the panD gene encoding aspartate 1-decarboxylase, whose protein sequence is MLRTMFKSKIHRATVTQADLHYVGSVTVDADLMDAADLLPGELVHIVDITNGARLETYVIEGERGSGVIGINGAAAHLVHPGDLVILISYAQVDDAEARALRPSVVHVDAANRITALGDDTAEPAPGTDAVRPPHAAARATV, encoded by the coding sequence GTGCTGCGCACCATGTTCAAGTCCAAGATCCACCGCGCCACCGTGACCCAGGCGGACCTGCACTACGTCGGCTCCGTAACGGTCGACGCCGACCTGATGGACGCCGCCGACCTGCTGCCGGGTGAACTCGTCCACATCGTCGACATCACCAACGGCGCCCGCCTGGAGACCTACGTCATCGAGGGCGAGCGCGGCTCGGGGGTGATCGGGATCAACGGCGCGGCAGCGCACCTCGTGCACCCCGGCGACCTGGTCATCCTGATCAGCTACGCCCAGGTCGACGACGCGGAGGCCCGCGCCCTGCGCCCGTCCGTGGTCCATGTCGACGCCGCGAACCGGATCACCGCTCTGGGCGACGACACCGCGGAACCGGCCCCCGGCACCGACGCCGTACGCCCCCCGCACGCGGCGGCCCGCGCAACCGTCTGA
- a CDS encoding heavy metal translocating P-type ATPase yields MDVHQDGSGTSGNGGVAQPAGQWVELEIGGMTCASCAARIEKKLNRMDGVTATVNYATEKAKVGYDDGIAVGDLIATVEATGYTAALPPPPAATRAPDAAAPADTELTSLRQRLTTAVVLAVPVIVLAMVPALQFDNWQWLSLTLASPVVVYAGWPFHRAAWTNLRHGAATMDTLVSVGTLAAFGWSLWALFFGDAGMTGMTDAFRLTVSRTQGGSEIYLEAAAGVTAFILAGRYFEARAKRRAGAALRALLELGAKDVAVLRGGGEVRIPIGDLAVGDRFVVRPGEKIATDGLVRDGTSAVDASMLTGESLPVEVGPGDRVTGATVNAGGRLVVEATRIGADTRLARMASLVEDAQNGKAAAQRLADRISGVFVPTVILLALGTLVVWLALGEGAEAAFTAAVAVLIIACPCALGLATPTALMVGTGRGAQLGILIKGPEVLESTRAVDTIVLDKTGTVTTGSMTLTGVLVADGVDEGEALRLAGALEHASEHPIARAVAAGAAEAGALPDVGDFTNLPGLGVQGVVEGHTVLVGREQLLCDRSQPLPPELARAKAAAEAGGGTAVAVGWDGRARAVLVVADAVKPESAEAVRRLRGLGLRPVLLTGDNAAVAAAVAADIGIAAEDVHAEVLPADKVAVIRRLQAEGRTVAMVGDGVNDAAALAQADLGLAMGTGTDAAIEAGDLTLVRGDLRVAADAIRLARRTLTTIKSNLFWAFAYNIAALPLAAAGLLNPMIAGAAMAFSSVFVVANSLRLRTFAPLAR; encoded by the coding sequence ATGGACGTCCACCAGGACGGCAGCGGCACCAGCGGCAACGGCGGCGTCGCGCAGCCGGCCGGCCAGTGGGTCGAGCTGGAGATCGGCGGCATGACGTGCGCGTCCTGCGCCGCCAGGATCGAGAAGAAGCTCAACCGGATGGACGGCGTCACCGCCACGGTCAACTACGCGACCGAGAAGGCCAAGGTCGGCTACGACGACGGAATCGCGGTCGGCGACCTGATCGCGACGGTCGAGGCCACCGGCTACACCGCCGCGCTCCCCCCGCCGCCCGCCGCCACGCGGGCGCCGGACGCCGCCGCGCCGGCCGACACCGAACTGACCTCACTGCGGCAGCGCTTGACCACCGCCGTCGTGCTGGCCGTGCCGGTGATCGTGCTCGCGATGGTGCCGGCCCTGCAGTTCGACAACTGGCAGTGGCTGTCGCTGACCCTCGCCTCGCCGGTCGTCGTCTACGCCGGCTGGCCCTTCCACCGCGCCGCCTGGACGAATCTGCGGCACGGCGCCGCGACCATGGACACCCTGGTCTCGGTCGGCACGCTGGCCGCCTTCGGCTGGTCGCTGTGGGCGCTCTTCTTCGGCGACGCCGGGATGACCGGCATGACCGACGCCTTCCGGCTGACGGTGTCCCGTACGCAGGGCGGCAGCGAGATCTATCTGGAGGCGGCGGCCGGCGTCACGGCCTTCATCCTGGCCGGCCGCTACTTCGAGGCGCGTGCCAAGCGCCGGGCCGGCGCCGCCTTGCGCGCGCTGCTCGAACTCGGCGCCAAGGACGTCGCCGTGCTGCGCGGCGGCGGTGAAGTACGGATCCCGATCGGCGATCTGGCGGTCGGCGACCGCTTCGTCGTACGGCCGGGCGAGAAGATCGCCACCGACGGCCTGGTGCGGGACGGCACGTCGGCCGTCGACGCGTCGATGCTCACGGGCGAGTCGCTGCCGGTCGAGGTCGGCCCCGGCGACCGGGTCACCGGCGCCACCGTGAACGCCGGCGGGCGGCTGGTGGTCGAAGCCACCAGGATCGGCGCCGACACCCGACTCGCGCGGATGGCGAGCCTGGTGGAGGACGCGCAGAACGGCAAGGCCGCGGCCCAGCGGCTCGCCGACCGCATCTCCGGGGTCTTCGTGCCCACCGTCATCCTGCTCGCGCTCGGCACCCTGGTGGTCTGGCTGGCGCTCGGCGAGGGCGCGGAGGCGGCCTTCACCGCCGCCGTCGCCGTCCTCATCATCGCCTGCCCGTGCGCGCTCGGACTCGCGACGCCCACCGCGCTCATGGTCGGCACCGGGCGCGGCGCCCAGCTCGGCATCCTCATCAAGGGCCCCGAGGTGCTGGAGTCGACCCGGGCCGTCGACACGATCGTGCTCGACAAGACCGGTACGGTCACGACCGGTTCGATGACGCTGACCGGCGTGCTGGTGGCCGACGGCGTCGACGAAGGCGAGGCGCTGCGGCTCGCGGGCGCCCTGGAGCACGCCTCGGAGCACCCCATCGCACGGGCCGTCGCCGCCGGGGCCGCGGAGGCCGGCGCACTGCCCGACGTCGGGGACTTCACCAACCTGCCGGGCCTCGGCGTCCAGGGCGTCGTGGAGGGGCACACGGTGCTCGTCGGACGTGAGCAGCTGCTGTGCGACCGGTCGCAGCCGCTGCCGCCCGAGCTGGCCCGCGCCAAGGCCGCCGCGGAGGCCGGCGGCGGCACGGCGGTGGCCGTCGGCTGGGACGGCCGCGCCCGGGCGGTCCTCGTCGTGGCCGACGCCGTCAAGCCGGAGAGCGCGGAGGCCGTACGGCGGCTGCGCGGGCTCGGGCTGCGGCCGGTGCTGCTCACCGGGGACAACGCGGCCGTCGCCGCGGCGGTGGCCGCGGACATAGGCATCGCCGCGGAAGATGTCCACGCCGAAGTCCTTCCCGCGGACAAGGTCGCCGTCATCAGGCGGCTCCAGGCCGAGGGCCGCACCGTCGCCATGGTCGGCGACGGGGTCAATGACGCGGCTGCGCTCGCGCAGGCCGATCTCGGGCTCGCCATGGGCACGGGGACGGACGCGGCGATCGAGGCGGGCGACCTCACCCTCGTACGGGGAGACCTGCGGGTCGCCGCGGACGCGATCCGGCTGGCGCGGCGGACGCTGACCACGATCAAGTCGAACCTGTTCTGGGCGTTCGCGTACAACATCGCGGCATTGCCGCTGGCCGCCGCCGGGCTGCTCAATCCGATGATCGCGGGGGCCGCGATGGCCTTCTCGTCGGTCTTCGTCGTGGCCAACAGTCTGCGGCTGCGGACGTTCGCGCCGCTCGCGCGGTAG
- a CDS encoding MarR family winged helix-turn-helix transcriptional regulator — translation MFPPPPQDPAAVLRRAVNRLSRRMRTERPQDGLPSGRLGVLAHLYRSGPSAPGAIAAALHVQPQSLTRTLAALAGDGMVSRTRDAADGRSHVIELTDRGFAAMARDVRHGDTWLRERMDAELNDTERDVLRLAAALLDRLAGDE, via the coding sequence ATGTTTCCTCCCCCGCCCCAAGACCCGGCAGCGGTGCTGCGCCGTGCGGTGAACCGGCTCAGCCGCCGGATGCGTACCGAGCGGCCGCAGGACGGCCTGCCCAGCGGGCGTCTCGGCGTGCTCGCGCACCTCTACCGCTCGGGACCGAGCGCGCCCGGCGCCATTGCCGCGGCCCTGCACGTACAGCCGCAGTCGCTGACCCGGACGCTGGCCGCGCTGGCCGGGGACGGGATGGTGAGCAGGACCAGGGACGCGGCGGACGGCCGGAGCCATGTCATCGAGCTGACCGACCGCGGCTTCGCGGCGATGGCCCGTGACGTACGCCACGGCGACACATGGCTGCGGGAGCGGATGGACGCCGAGCTGAACGACACCGAGCGCGACGTACTGCGCCTGGCGGCGGCACTGCTGGACCGGCTGGCCGGGGACGAGTGA
- a CDS encoding FUSC family protein produces MDGEGMGQSVRDRLRGAHRVPGSGGDGRGQPVRDRLRLLDPGRVLLRTAARTILAALAALLISVAMVRAADLPGGAVVIATVVAVMVSRTLHATSLAHRLSALLYVPAIGLLAGLVGRFMLHHTWLGAAMYVAAVGGSRYLLRFGGRVRRFGRLALTPLIAVMVVPVPPSAAKATGPLWGAAAGAIAVACVLLSQAVLPARPTREAAAAALDLIPAARRLRALPPGTPRHARAALALHRAALTAEDRLDAAALPPTAPLAALSAAVLHAEVLSDAAAPARSAGDGAPERGVQRPAVGDGSAGEGAPGRGVQRPAVGDGSATGGSVAAVGRSTGEGTGRPGVPVLSAEECVPGPGVPHAAARTGAVVGSAGSSEAPPGPGAAADWSAGEGAGGSGVPVLPAEGGVPGQGVPHLAAAGAPDRSAGQPPPGPDAAAPGDPLTKALAEVEAAAAVVRAIPARAHPAQEPPRPPARKGLQPHTRLSAQLTVAMAAAFAAGHLVFPHHWTWTVITAFVVCSAARARGDVVHRSGLRVAGAFTGAVTGTLVAHLVADVPPAAVAVIFCYLFVGIWLREVSYAVWAFCVTSLLAVLYSLNGEQGTALLLQRPEGILAGSACGILAAYFVLPLRTETVMRGRAARTLQVLQDLLTAAREPDPEPAALRKLARALDRSARDLSEAAASARAHRALFARRTAPGAAPHAADWAETLAVCVREARALAATSPSDLAATRAHLVLTARNLGQVRRRLGRRPDAEPPRPPATTPPPRLHRLNAALTQLYHQLPAPA; encoded by the coding sequence ATGGACGGTGAGGGGATGGGGCAGTCCGTACGAGACCGGCTGCGCGGTGCGCACCGAGTGCCAGGGTCCGGCGGCGACGGGAGAGGCCAGCCCGTACGAGACCGGCTGCGGCTGCTCGACCCCGGGCGGGTCCTGCTGCGGACTGCCGCCCGGACGATCCTGGCGGCGCTCGCCGCCCTGCTGATATCCGTGGCAATGGTCAGAGCCGCGGACCTGCCCGGCGGAGCCGTCGTGATCGCGACCGTCGTCGCCGTCATGGTCTCGCGCACTCTGCACGCGACCAGCCTCGCGCATCGGCTCTCCGCTCTGCTGTACGTCCCCGCGATCGGCCTGCTGGCCGGCCTCGTGGGGCGGTTCATGCTGCACCACACCTGGCTGGGCGCGGCAATGTACGTCGCCGCGGTCGGCGGGTCACGCTACCTGCTGCGTTTCGGCGGCCGTGTACGGCGCTTCGGCCGGCTCGCCCTCACCCCGCTCATCGCGGTCATGGTCGTACCGGTACCGCCGAGCGCCGCCAAGGCCACCGGGCCGCTGTGGGGTGCCGCGGCCGGGGCGATCGCCGTGGCCTGCGTCCTGCTGTCCCAGGCCGTACTCCCGGCCCGCCCGACCCGCGAGGCCGCCGCGGCGGCCCTCGACCTGATCCCCGCCGCCCGCCGCCTGCGCGCACTCCCCCCGGGCACCCCGCGCCACGCCCGTGCCGCCCTGGCCCTCCACCGCGCCGCCCTGACCGCGGAAGACCGCCTCGACGCCGCCGCCCTTCCCCCGACCGCCCCCCTCGCGGCCCTGTCCGCGGCGGTCCTCCACGCGGAGGTCCTGAGCGATGCGGCGGCGCCCGCGCGGTCGGCGGGTGACGGTGCGCCTGAGCGGGGGGTGCAGCGTCCGGCGGTGGGCGACGGGTCGGCGGGCGAGGGTGCGCCCGGGCGGGGGGTGCAGCGTCCGGCGGTGGGCGACGGGTCGGCGACGGGCGGCTCCGTCGCTGCGGTTGGCCGGTCCACGGGGGAGGGTACGGGCCGGCCGGGCGTGCCGGTGCTGTCAGCGGAGGAGTGTGTGCCCGGGCCAGGTGTGCCGCACGCGGCGGCGCGGACGGGGGCCGTCGTGGGGTCGGCGGGGTCGAGCGAGGCCCCGCCCGGTCCTGGCGCTGCGGCTGACTGGTCCGCGGGGGAGGGTGCGGGTGGGTCGGGCGTCCCGGTGCTGCCTGCAGAGGGCGGTGTGCCCGGGCAGGGTGTGCCGCACTTGGCGGCGGCAGGGGCGCCCGATCGGTCTGCGGGCCAGCCTCCGCCCGGCCCGGACGCCGCCGCGCCCGGCGACCCCCTCACCAAGGCCCTGGCCGAGGTCGAAGCGGCGGCGGCAGTCGTACGGGCCATCCCCGCGCGGGCACACCCGGCGCAGGAGCCGCCCCGCCCTCCGGCCAGGAAGGGCCTGCAACCCCACACCCGACTCAGCGCGCAGCTGACCGTCGCAATGGCCGCGGCTTTCGCCGCCGGGCACCTGGTCTTCCCGCACCACTGGACGTGGACCGTGATCACGGCCTTCGTCGTGTGCAGCGCTGCCCGCGCCCGGGGCGACGTGGTACATCGCAGCGGGTTGCGCGTGGCCGGGGCTTTCACCGGCGCGGTGACGGGCACCCTCGTCGCCCACCTGGTGGCGGACGTACCGCCCGCCGCCGTCGCGGTGATCTTCTGCTACCTCTTCGTCGGGATATGGCTGCGCGAAGTGAGCTACGCCGTGTGGGCGTTCTGCGTGACCAGCCTGCTGGCCGTGCTCTACTCCCTGAACGGCGAGCAGGGCACGGCCCTTCTCCTCCAGCGTCCGGAGGGCATCCTCGCCGGGTCGGCATGCGGCATCCTGGCCGCGTATTTCGTGCTGCCGCTCCGTACGGAGACGGTGATGCGGGGGCGGGCCGCCCGCACCCTCCAGGTCCTGCAGGACCTGCTCACCGCGGCACGCGAACCCGACCCGGAACCGGCCGCGCTGCGGAAACTGGCCCGCGCCCTGGACCGCTCGGCCCGCGACCTCAGTGAGGCGGCCGCGTCGGCGCGGGCCCACCGTGCCCTGTTCGCCCGCCGCACCGCCCCCGGCGCGGCACCGCACGCCGCTGACTGGGCGGAGACGCTGGCTGTATGCGTACGCGAGGCCCGGGCGCTGGCCGCCACCTCCCCGTCCGACCTCGCCGCGACCCGCGCGCACCTCGTCCTGACCGCCCGCAATCTCGGCCAGGTCCGCCGCCGCCTAGGCCGCCGCCCGGACGCCGAACCCCCTCGCCCTCCGGCCACCACGCCCCCGCCCCGCCTCCACCGCCTGAACGCGGCTCTGACCCAGCTCTACCACCAGCTCCCCGCCCCCGCCTGA
- a CDS encoding VOC family protein, whose product MLTNDYVPGAPNWVDLGSRDVTAAAAFYGDLFGWQFRQAGSEMGGYGMFQEDGATVAALGPLQEEHAQPAWTVYFHTPDADATTKAVEQAGGGVRFPPMAVADQGRLAGYTDPDGAEFAVWEPGTVVGLDKVGAGGLCWTELYTTDSARAKQFYGAVFDWDFEDMPLPGDAGSYVVASRSGGGQEGSHGGIMQLGTDVLPEGTSYWQPYFSVSDVDAAVDKAVAGGGAVLMPGTDLAGVGRLALLRDAEGAFFALLRAADPEAPADAGS is encoded by the coding sequence ATGCTCACCAATGACTACGTGCCTGGCGCACCCAACTGGGTGGACCTGGGCAGCCGCGACGTGACGGCGGCGGCCGCCTTCTACGGTGACCTGTTCGGCTGGCAGTTCCGCCAGGCGGGGTCGGAGATGGGGGGCTACGGGATGTTCCAGGAGGACGGCGCGACCGTCGCCGCCCTCGGCCCGCTCCAGGAGGAGCACGCCCAGCCCGCCTGGACGGTGTACTTCCACACGCCCGACGCGGATGCGACGACCAAGGCCGTCGAGCAGGCCGGCGGCGGCGTCCGCTTCCCGCCGATGGCCGTCGCGGACCAGGGCAGGCTCGCGGGTTACACGGACCCGGACGGTGCCGAGTTCGCCGTCTGGGAGCCGGGGACAGTCGTCGGCCTGGACAAGGTCGGCGCGGGAGGCCTGTGCTGGACGGAGCTGTACACGACGGATTCGGCGCGGGCCAAGCAGTTCTACGGCGCCGTCTTCGACTGGGACTTCGAGGACATGCCGCTGCCTGGCGACGCCGGCTCCTATGTGGTGGCGTCCCGGTCCGGCGGCGGCCAGGAGGGCTCGCACGGCGGCATCATGCAGCTCGGCACGGACGTGCTGCCGGAGGGCACGAGTTACTGGCAGCCGTATTTCTCGGTGTCCGACGTGGACGCGGCGGTGGACAAGGCCGTCGCAGGCGGCGGCGCGGTGCTGATGCCGGGCACCGACCTCGCGGGTGTCGGCAGGCTCGCGCTGCTCAGGGACGCGGAGGGCGCGTTCTTCGCGCTGCTGCGCGCGGCGGATCCCGAGGCCCCGGCGGATGCGGGGTCCTGA
- a CDS encoding heavy-metal-associated domain-containing protein, producing MSDVVYSVSGMTCGHCESAVTQEVTAIPGVTSVKAVASTGLLTIGSDQPVDDEKVRAAVDEAGYELVGRA from the coding sequence ATGAGCGATGTCGTCTACTCGGTGTCCGGAATGACCTGCGGCCACTGCGAATCCGCGGTCACCCAGGAGGTCACCGCCATCCCCGGCGTCACGTCCGTCAAGGCGGTCGCCTCGACCGGACTGCTGACCATCGGCTCCGACCAGCCGGTGGACGACGAGAAGGTACGGGCGGCGGTCGACGAGGCGGGCTACGAGCTCGTCGGGCGGGCCTGA